One window of the Pelmatolapia mariae isolate MD_Pm_ZW linkage group LG15, Pm_UMD_F_2, whole genome shotgun sequence genome contains the following:
- the LOC134643496 gene encoding galectin-3 isoform X2 encodes MDVSTSSNSQISTLHSDPLCGSCPSSGSAPQANSLWPSLSPSGAGFPTWPGQATQPAPCWTGQPNTPCWPGTQPAPVSVPTPIPLQAPTQVITPPPAPTTTVVPAPTAVQPCQPCWPGTQYQPPQPPAPIQVQVPNPTPTPVPVPAPAPSIHPNIPGWPAHPGWPYNPGQSGWPGQNPSIMPPHWLPPTSGPLSVPYNLNLARGVYDKMMMTILGYVKPNAKMFTVNFLRGNDIAFHINPRFNEAGKQVVVRNHKLGERWGAEERDLKGPFPFALGSPFEASKKWKGLESRLCKRVLDKGAAMLQGGSWR; translated from the exons ATGGATGTAAGTACTTCATCAAATTCTCAGATCTCTACTCTG cATTCTGATCCTCTGTGTGGCAGCTGCCCGTCCTCTGGTTCTGCCCCACAGGCTAACAGCCTTTGGCCCAGCCTGTCACCTTCTGGAGCTGGATTCCCCACTTGGCCAGGACAGGCCACTCAACCTGCACCGTGCTGGACAGGCCAGCCAAACACACCCTGCTGGCCTGGGACGCAACCAGCTCCAGTCTCTGTCCCCACTCCAATTCCACTCCAAGCTCCCACTCAAGTCATAACACCACCTCCTGCGCCAACCACAACTGTAGTTCCAGCTCCAACTGCAGTGCAGCCCTGTCAGCCTTGCTGGCCAGGCACCCAGTACCAGCCTCCTCAGCCACCAGCTCCAATTCAAGTTCAAGTCCCAAATCCAACTCCAACTCCAGTTCCAGTGCCTGCACCTGCTCCcagcatccatccaaatatacCAGGCTGGCCTGCACATCCCGGCTGGCCCTATAACCCGGGACAATCAGGGTGGCCTGGGCAGAATCCGTCCATCATGCCTCCACACTGGCTCCCACCCACATCTGGACCTCTA AGCGTGCCATACAACTTAAACCTGGCTCGAGGGGTGTATGACAAAATGATGATGACGATCTTGGGCTACGTGAAACCTAACGCTAAAAT GTTCACAGTGAACTTCCTGAGAGGCAACGACATCGCCTTTCACATCAACCCCCGCTTCAACGAGGCGGGCAAGCAGGTGGTCGTCCGCAACCACAAACTGGGTGAACGCTGGGGTGCCGAAGAGAGAGACCTGAAGGGTCCCTTCCCTTTCGCGCTTGGGAGCCCTTTTGAG GCCTCGAAAAAATGGAAAGGGTTGGAAAGTCGTTTGTGCAAGCGGGTCCTAGATAAGGGAGCTGCTATGCTGCAGGGAGGCTCCTGGAG ATGA
- the LOC134643496 gene encoding galectin-3 isoform X3, whose protein sequence is MDVSTSSNSQISTLHSDPLCGSCPSSGSAPQANSLWPSLSPSGAGFPTWPGQATQPAPCWTGQPNTPCWPGTQPAPVSVPTPIPLQAPTQVITPPPAPTTTVVPAPTAVQPCQPCWPGTQYQPPQPPAPIQVQVPNPTPTPVPVPAPAPSIHPNIPGWPAHPGWPYNPGQSGWPGQNPSIMPPHWLPPTSGPLSVPYNLNLARGVYDKMMMTILGYVKPNAKMFTVNFLRGNDIAFHINPRFNEAGKQVVVRNHKLGERWGAEERDLKGPFPFALGSPFEVTFSWETLGLEKMERVGKSFVQAGPR, encoded by the exons ATGGATGTAAGTACTTCATCAAATTCTCAGATCTCTACTCTG cATTCTGATCCTCTGTGTGGCAGCTGCCCGTCCTCTGGTTCTGCCCCACAGGCTAACAGCCTTTGGCCCAGCCTGTCACCTTCTGGAGCTGGATTCCCCACTTGGCCAGGACAGGCCACTCAACCTGCACCGTGCTGGACAGGCCAGCCAAACACACCCTGCTGGCCTGGGACGCAACCAGCTCCAGTCTCTGTCCCCACTCCAATTCCACTCCAAGCTCCCACTCAAGTCATAACACCACCTCCTGCGCCAACCACAACTGTAGTTCCAGCTCCAACTGCAGTGCAGCCCTGTCAGCCTTGCTGGCCAGGCACCCAGTACCAGCCTCCTCAGCCACCAGCTCCAATTCAAGTTCAAGTCCCAAATCCAACTCCAACTCCAGTTCCAGTGCCTGCACCTGCTCCcagcatccatccaaatatacCAGGCTGGCCTGCACATCCCGGCTGGCCCTATAACCCGGGACAATCAGGGTGGCCTGGGCAGAATCCGTCCATCATGCCTCCACACTGGCTCCCACCCACATCTGGACCTCTA AGCGTGCCATACAACTTAAACCTGGCTCGAGGGGTGTATGACAAAATGATGATGACGATCTTGGGCTACGTGAAACCTAACGCTAAAAT GTTCACAGTGAACTTCCTGAGAGGCAACGACATCGCCTTTCACATCAACCCCCGCTTCAACGAGGCGGGCAAGCAGGTGGTCGTCCGCAACCACAAACTGGGTGAACGCTGGGGTGCCGAAGAGAGAGACCTGAAGGGTCCCTTCCCTTTCGCGCTTGGGAGCCCTTTTGAG GTCACTTTCTCATGGGAAACATTAGGCCTCGAAAAAATGGAAAGGGTTGGAAAGTCGTTTGTGCAAGCGGGTCCTAGATAA
- the LOC134643496 gene encoding galectin-3 isoform X1, with amino-acid sequence MDVSTSSNSQISTLHSDPLCGSCPSSGSAPQANSLWPSLSPSGAGFPTWPGQATQPAPCWTGQPNTPCWPGTQPAPVSVPTPIPLQAPTQVITPPPAPTTTVVPAPTAVQPCQPCWPGTQYQPPQPPAPIQVQVPNPTPTPVPVPAPAPSIHPNIPGWPAHPGWPYNPGQSGWPGQNPSIMPPHWLPPTSGPLSVPYNLNLARGVYDKMMMTILGYVKPNAKMFTVNFLRGNDIAFHINPRFNEAGKQVVVRNHKLGERWGAEERDLKGPFPFALGSPFEMKILCTPETFRVAVNNIPLFEFRHRIRELNQIDRINILHDVVLTYVNVETLP; translated from the exons ATGGATGTAAGTACTTCATCAAATTCTCAGATCTCTACTCTG cATTCTGATCCTCTGTGTGGCAGCTGCCCGTCCTCTGGTTCTGCCCCACAGGCTAACAGCCTTTGGCCCAGCCTGTCACCTTCTGGAGCTGGATTCCCCACTTGGCCAGGACAGGCCACTCAACCTGCACCGTGCTGGACAGGCCAGCCAAACACACCCTGCTGGCCTGGGACGCAACCAGCTCCAGTCTCTGTCCCCACTCCAATTCCACTCCAAGCTCCCACTCAAGTCATAACACCACCTCCTGCGCCAACCACAACTGTAGTTCCAGCTCCAACTGCAGTGCAGCCCTGTCAGCCTTGCTGGCCAGGCACCCAGTACCAGCCTCCTCAGCCACCAGCTCCAATTCAAGTTCAAGTCCCAAATCCAACTCCAACTCCAGTTCCAGTGCCTGCACCTGCTCCcagcatccatccaaatatacCAGGCTGGCCTGCACATCCCGGCTGGCCCTATAACCCGGGACAATCAGGGTGGCCTGGGCAGAATCCGTCCATCATGCCTCCACACTGGCTCCCACCCACATCTGGACCTCTA AGCGTGCCATACAACTTAAACCTGGCTCGAGGGGTGTATGACAAAATGATGATGACGATCTTGGGCTACGTGAAACCTAACGCTAAAAT GTTCACAGTGAACTTCCTGAGAGGCAACGACATCGCCTTTCACATCAACCCCCGCTTCAACGAGGCGGGCAAGCAGGTGGTCGTCCGCAACCACAAACTGGGTGAACGCTGGGGTGCCGAAGAGAGAGACCTGAAGGGTCCCTTCCCTTTCGCGCTTGGGAGCCCTTTTGAG ATGAAGATCCTGTGCACGCCTGAGACGTTCAGGGTGGCAGTGAACAACATCCCCCTGTTTGAGTTCCGTCACCGCATCAGAGAGCTCAACCAGATCGACAGAATCAACATCTTGCATGATGTCGTCCTCACATACGTCAATGTGGAGACACTTCCTTAA